The genomic window CGACGGGAACGGACTGAAACGGAGCTTGTGCTTGTACTTCGCCGGCGACACCTCAATCGTGAAGTAGTGCGCCAGCATCAGCAAGTTGGCCGCCAGGTGCAGTTCCATCCACCGGGTGCCGAGACACTTGTGCGTGCCCAGCCCGTACGGAGCGTACCCGGGGCTTCGGTGTTCATGGCGCGACGGCAGGTAGCGGTCGATGTCGAACTTGTAGGGGTCGGGAAATACCTCGCTCATGTAATGCGTGGCGGTCATGGCGATGTGGATCCGTTCCCCCATGGGCAGCTCGTAGTCCTCGACCACGCACGTATTCATCACGTTCCGAATGGACATGGAGACGATCGGGTACATGCGCATGCACTCCATGAGGAAGCGGTGGGTAACGTCAATGTTGGCGGGGGTGAAATCCTCTCTCTCGGGGTCTCCCTTGGCGAACAGGGCATCTGCTTCGGCCTGGATTCTGGCGTAGAGGTCGGGCTGCGACGCCATGGCGTAGACTACGAGGCTGAACGTATCGCCGAGGTACACGCTGGCAATCAAGGCCGCGGAAAAGGAG from Gemmatimonadota bacterium includes these protein-coding regions:
- a CDS encoding cytochrome P450, producing TLNTPGMRRRAKALDTLMQRVQDIHTPAQRADSPRDLVDDYLSLHASDPQFLPESNLLFSFSAALIASVYLGDTFSLVVYAMASQPDLYARIQAEADALFAKGDPEREDFTPANIDVTHRFLMECMRMYPIVSMSIRNVMNTCVVEDYELPMGERIHIAMTATHYMSEVFPDPYKFDIDRYLPSRHEHRSPGYAPYGLGTHKCLGTRWMELHLAANLLMLAHYFTIEVSPAKYKHKLRFSPFPSLKPSKKLKFRISQQRRELFT